The DNA region GAGGCCCTGCATGGGCGCGGCGCCGGGCGTGTTGGCGGGGTCGGGGGGCGTCAGGGTCTGGGCGTTCAGGCCGCAGCTGGCGAGCAGCAGCGTGCCGCCCAGGCCCAGTCCGGCGCGCAGGAGCTGCCGGCGGTTCAGGGGGGTGTTCATGCGGGTCTCCGTATGGGCGGGAAACCGGAGGGCCCGCGTGGCGGCCTCCGGTCCCGGCCGGGGGGTCAGTTCCAGGCGCAGTGGACGTGGTTCTTGTGCCCGCCGGTGGGGTCGTTGTACGCGTCGAAGGTCTGGGAGGGGTCGGACCCGGCGGCGATGCAGGCGTTTCGGGCGCGGGTGTGGGCGCTGCTGGGCGAGGAGAGGCTCACGCCGTTCCAGATGCCGATGTCGATGGCGAGCCCCGCGTAGTGGTCGGACGTGGCCGAGTGCACCCCGCCCGCGATGGACGTGACGTAAAAGGAGTTCCCGGCCGCGGCGAGGTTCAGGGTGCCCTGCAGCATGGAGCGTTTGAGGTACACGGTCAGGCCGCAGTTGGCGTTGCTGGCGCAGCCGCGCTTCGCGGGCAGGCCATTGCTGGTGTCCAGGACATTCTGGCGGGGGCTGCCGCCGCTGGTGCTGCTGCTGGTGCCCAGCGTGATGCGGCCGCTGGCGAGAATCTGCTTGGCGAGGCTGGCGGTGGTGCTGCTGCCGCCGCTGGCCCCGGTGACCAGGGCGTGCCAGGTGTTCAGGCCGACGATGCCGTCCGCGCTCAGGCCGCGGGACGACTGGAAGTTCCGTACGGCGGTGGCCGTGGCCGGCCCGAACGCCCCGTCCACCGTGACGCCTGCCCCGTAGGCGTTTCTCAGCTGGTCCTGCACGGCGCGCACGGCGTTGTTGTTGTCACCCTCGCGGGTGGTCACGATCAGTTTCTCCCAGGTGTTGCCGCCCACGATGCCGTCCACGGTGAGCCCCCGCGCCGCCTGGAAGCTGCGCACGGCGCTGTCGGTGCCGGGCCCGAAGGCGCCGTCCACGGTCAGGGTGTACCCGGCGTGCCGCAGCAGGTACTGCAGGGTGACGACGTCGCGGCCCGAGTCGCCCTGGCGGAGGTTGGTCCAGGCCAGCACGGACTGCGCGGCCAGCGGGGTGTCGGCGCGGGTGGGCGTGGCGGCGGTGGGTTCCGGCGCGGCGCAGGACGTGAGGGCCAGCGCGGCGCTGATCAGCAGGCAGAGGGCACGCATACTTCTCCTTTCGGATCACGCGCAGGGGCGCGGCGGTCCGGGCCGAGGGGTTTCAGTTCAAGCCAGACCGCCACCCGCCTCTGCTGGGGGTGCCGGGTGGGCGTGGCCTGCGGAGGCGTTTCAGTAGTACAGGATGTCCCAGTGGTTGGCCCAGTACTCGTCGGCGTAGATGTTCCCGGCGGCGCTCTGGTAGCGGGGGGCGCCGTCGCCGCGGTTGCTGATCCGGGTGAACCGGGTCGTGATGTAGGTGCCGATGCAGCTGGTCTTGCTGATATCGAGCTTGTAGCCGTTCCAGTGGCTGTACGTGCCGCTGGCGTGCCCGGTTTCGGTGCCGCCGGTGATGGTCAGGGCGCAGCCGGAGGCGTTTTTCAGGGTGATGATGCCGTCGATGGTGCCGCTGTTGACCTGTTCCAGCGAGGTGCAGGTGCTGATGTTCCGGTTGGTGCAGTTGCCGCTGGAGACCACGGCGATGCCCGCGGCGGTGACACGGCTGCGGGCGGTGGCGTCGGAGAGCTTCACGCCGCTCAGGGCGCTCAGCACCGCGCCGTCCGGCAGGGTGTCCTGCGCGTCCTGAACGGAGGCGGGGCGGGCCTGCGAAGGGTCGGCGTCTGCACTGGGCAGCGGGGCAACGGAGCAGGACGTGATGAAAAGGGCGGCACCGAGCAACAACCAGCGTCTACGCATAAGGCCTCCTGGGCTTGCGTGGGATGACGTGCGACATGAGTGTTTTGAGCGGTTCCGGAAGCGTAACGGTCGCGCAGCTGAAGAACCTGAGAGCGGCGCGGCGCAAATGCCACGCCTGGGGACGAGGCGGATCACAAATGGTAATCAAGTGGTCTGGCTACGGGCCAAGTGGTCTGCACCCCGCCGGGGAAACGACGTCAGGCACACCTTCCACAGATGAGAAGGCAGGAGGAGGGAACACCGCTGGTCAGCCACGCCTGAGGCTGAAGGGTTGCTGAGCCATCCAGCCTACCTTTCTCTTACGTTGGGGGCGTAAACTGATGGGATGCTGCGGGTGAAATCAGACTTCCAACCGAGTGGGGACCAGCCGACCGCCATCCGCTCCCTGGTGGACGGCCTGGACGCCGGCCTGCGCTTCCAGACGCTGCTGGGCGCCACCGGCACCGGCAAGACGTACAGCATGGCCAAGGTCATCGAGGAGACCCAGCGCCCGGCGCTGATCATGGCGCCGAACAAGATCCTCACCGCGCAGCTCGCCAGCGAGTTCCGCGAGTTCTTCCCGGACGCCGCGGTGGAGTTCTTCATCAGCTACTACGACTACTACCAGCCCGAAGCGTACGTGCCCGGCAAGGACCTGTTCATCGAGAAGGACGCCAGCATCAACCAGGAGATCGAGCGCCTGCGCCACAGCACCACCCGCAGCCTGCTCACCCGGCGCGACACCATCGTGGTCGCGTCGGTCAGCTGCATCTACGGCCTGGGCGACCCGGCCGAGTACACCGCCCTGAACCTCATCCTGAAAAAGGGCGCGCAGGTCAGCCGAGACGAGATCCTGGGCCGGCTGGTGAACATGCAGTACGAACGCAACGACATCGAGCTCATGCCGGGCCGCTTCCGCGCCAAGGGCGAGATGATCGAGGTGTGGCCCGCGTACGACGAGCAGCCCCTGCGCATCGAACTGTGGGGCGACGACGTGGAGCGCCTCAGCGTGGTGCACCCGCTCACCGGGGACCGCCTGGGCGACCTGGACGCCACCGTGGTGTATCCCGCCAAGCACTACGTGAGCAGCGCCGGGAACATCGAGCGGGCCCTGGTGACCATTCAGCAGGAACTCGACGAGCGGCTGGAGTACTTCCGCAGCACCGGCAAGCTGCTCGAAGCGCAGCGCCTCAAGGAACGCACGCTGTACGACCTGGAGATGCTCAAGGTCCTGGGGTACTGCTCCGGCATCGAGAACTACTCCCGCCACATCGACGGCCGCGCGCCCGGCGCCACGCCGTACACCATGCTGGACTACTTCCCGGACGACTTCGTGACCTTCATCGACGAGTCGCACGTGACCGTCCCGCAGATCGGCGGGATGGCGAACGGCGACCGCGCCCGCAAGCAGACCCTGGTGGACTACGGCTTCCGCCTGCCGTCCGCCATGGACAACCGCCCCCTGAACTTCGACGAGTTCATGAGCAAGACCGGGCAGACGGTGTTCGTGTCGGCCACGCCCGGGCCCTTCGAACGCGAGCACAGCGACGGCATCGCCGACCAGATCATCCGCCCCACCGGCCTGGTGGACCCGGAAGTGACGGTGCGGCCCATCACCGGACAGGTGGAGGACCTGCTGGGCCGCATCCGCGAGCGCGCCGCCATCGGGGAGCGCACGCTGGTCACCACCCTCACCAAACGCATGAGCGAGGACCTCACCGAGTACCTGCTGGAGAAAGGCGTCCGGGCGCGGTACATGCACAGCGACATCGACAGCGTGGAACGTCAGGTGATCATCCGCGACCTGCGCCTGGGGCATTACGACGTGCTGGTGGGCATCAACCTGCTGCGCGAGGGCCTGGACCTGCCGGAGGTGTCGCTGGTCGCCATCCTGGACGCCGACAAACCCGGCTTCCTGCGCAGCGAACGCGCCCTGATCCAGACCATCGGCCGCGCGGCGCGCAACGTGAACGGCGAGGTGATCCTGTACGGCGACACGATCACGCCCGCCATGAACTACGCCATGGAAGAAACCCGGCGCCGGCGCGAGAAGCAGCAGGCCTTCAACGAGGCGCACGGCATCACGCCCACCACCGTCATCAAGAGCGTGCGCAACGTCATCCGCGGCGAGGAAACCCCGGAGGAGATCAGCAGCGAGACGGTCGGCGAGAACCGCGACACCCTCACCGCGCAGCTCACCGACCTGGAACTCGACATGTGGCAGGCCAGCGAGGACCTGGACTTCGAGCGGGCCGCGAGCCTGCGCGACCAGATCCGCGCCATCGAGGCGAAACTGCAGGGCAAGGAGTTCAAGCAGGCCACCGTGCCCGGCCAGAAGGTCCGGCGCAAGGGCCGCAGGTAGATGGAAACCCTTAAAGTGCGTCTGAAAACCGTCAGGGTGGGCCTTTGGCCAGACGGCGGACCATCAACCGAATCATGACCTCGTACACCAGGTTCTCGGCGGTCTCGACCAGTGCCTCGTCATCTTTGGCCATCCGCCTGGACTTGCCCAACCACGCAAACGTCCGCTCCACCACCCAGCGGCGTTTCAGCACCACGAACCCTTTCGGCACCTCCACGACCCGTGGAGGTGCGTCTTTTGGCGCCCAGGTGCCCTGCCAGCCGGACCAGGGATGTTTGACGATTTCCATCGTCCAGCCTAGGTGCGTCTTGATGTCCTCAGCGAGCTTTCCGGTGTAGCCCGCATCCGCCCACAGATGCCCCATGCGAGGAAACACATTGAGCAGATCGCGCAGGAGCAGGACCGCACCGGTGCGGTCCTGGATGTCCGCTTCATGCACCTTGATGGCCATCACTAGCCCCAGCGTGTCGACGAGCAGGTGACGCTTGCGGCCACTGACTTTCTTGCCTCCGTCATATCCGCGGGGTCCACCAGCCTCGGTCGTTTTCACCGATTGGCTGTCGATGATCGCGGCGCTGGGCGTCGCCTCCCGGCCTTCCCGGAGTCGAACCCACTCCCGCAGGGTCGTGTGCACAGCCTCCCACACGCCCTGCAGCCGCCAGACACGGTGGTAGTGATAAATCGTCTGCCAGGGGGGAAAGTCATGGGGCATTGCTCGCCAGGCAATGCCGCCGCGCAACAGATAGAAAATGCCGTCCAGGATCTCCCGCAGCGACCACTTCCGGGGGCGGCCGACAGGGGCCTCGGGAGGGAGAAGCGGACGAAGGACGTTCCACTCGGCATCCGTGAGATCGTTTGGGTACGCAGGCCGGGTCATGTGCGCACCACCTCCGCCTCATCGTGCGCTCTCGTTCACGCAGAAAAAATACGCACCAGCACGGTTTTCAGACGCACTTTACTTACAGTTACGTGTTAGTCAGCCTGACGACGGCGGCCCTGGGCCTGCTTATGAACGAGCATCAGGCCATCATATTTCATGTGGACACGGCCCGGAAGGTCGTCTCCCTTACCGGTCTGATCCAGGGGGACAGCGAAGAGGCGAGGGACGCCATGCAAGACATTGCGGATGAATTGTATGCTTTGATCTCCCCTGCCGCGAACGTTCAGCTAAAGATCATGGTTGATCACCCGGAACCAATCGAACTTCGCCGGGGGGACCGCGTCTTTCTCGCCAAACAGAACGTCGACCTCCTGTTCACGGAAGACTGGCAGAAAGACACCGTGTTTATGGACCGGCTGAACGCGCTGGAAAGAGAAATTCTGGAAGCGTCGTTCGTCTGGGATTTCGAGCGTGCAGCGATCCTGCGAGACCAATTCCGCGCCCTTGAAGCAGACCGGAGATTACAGGCCAACCCGTGAACGCCAGGCTCTAGATTCCCAGACAACAGTTTCTGGCAGGCGCTCCGGTTCCCAGTCCGCTTCAGCTCTTGCGTTTCAGGGTGCAGGTGCCGGCCGCCACGCCGTAGCTGCGCAGGATCCGCACGATCTCGGCGGCATTCTTCGGTTCGGGCGCGTCGTCCGGAATCTGCTCCATCTGCGCGTCGATGTCGTCCATGCGGCCGCTCAGCAGGGCGCCCCGCGCTTCTTTCCCGTCGAACATCGCCACGCACAGCTGCACGGGCGCGCCGGTCGTGAGCGAGGGCAGGATGTCCGCCGCGAACAGCGTGCCCTCGTCCGGGCTGTACGTGAAGGGGCCGTTCGGCGCGTCGAAGTTCCAGTCCGTTCCGCTCCGCTCCGGCGCCTTGCGGGTCAGCGCGAACTTCACCTGCACCGGCTGCCCGGCGGCGGTCGTGCCGGTCATCACCCAGGTCTGCCCCGGCTGCACCAGGGCCGTGCCGGGCAGGGTGGCGGGCGCCGGGCGGGCGCCGCCCCCACCGGCCAGGGCCACGGACGTCAGGGCGATCAGGGAAGACGCAAGAAGCAGGGGGCGCATGGGGGCGACTGTACCGCCCCCCATGCGCCCCCGCTGCCTCACCTGCGCAGGGTTACAGGTCCGCTTCCTCGATGGGGTCGTTGGGCATGTCGGGTTCCACGGCGCCCACGCCGACGCGGCGGCGTTTTCTGAGCATGGCCGGTTCCTTGTCCAGGTTGAACGTGAAGTGCCGGGGGCGCCGCTCGCGCAGCCACGTTTCCAGCGCCACCAGCCGCGGCCGGAAGCGGATGAACTCGCGCAGCTGCTTGATGGGCACGAACCGGGCCTCCTGCACGTCCCGGTCCGGGTCCTTGGGGGAGAGGCTGCCGCCGACCTCGCGGGCGGTGTAGAAGAACTGCAGGTGGTGCCCCCAGGTCTGCGCCTGGAATTCCACGATGAACGCCAGGTCGCGCAGTTCCACGACCAGTCCGGTTTCCTCGTACGTTTCGCGGCGGGCGCCGTCCTGCACGAGTTCCCCGGTTTCCAGGCCGCCCTTGGGCAGGGACCAGCGGCCGCGTTCACGGACCAGCAGGATCTCGTCGCCGCGCATCACAATGCAGCCCACCCCGATGCGCGGCGCGGCCAGCGGGCGTTTCTGCCCGCGTTTGCTGGGCGCGGCGATGGTGGGGACGTTCGTGGCGTTGGTGACCTGCCCGGGCTGGGGCGGCAGGTTGGGGTTGCGGGTGTTGCGGCGCCGGCGGCGGCGGCGCTGGTTGTTGCCCTGCGTGCCGGCCGCGTCCTTGCTGGCCTGCGGGGCGGGCGCGGGGGCCGGGGCGACGGCCGCGCTGCCGCCGCGCCCGCCTTTGGCCGCGCGGGCCTGGGGAGGTTTGACCTGATCGTCCGCCATGCTCAGACCCCTTCCGGCGCGAGGTCGTTGAAGCGGACGTGGGCGCTGTGGAACTGCAGTTTCACGGTCCCGACCGGTCCGTTGCGCTGCTTGCCGACGATGATCTCGGCGATGCCCTGCTGGTCGGTTTCCTTGTTGTAGTACTCGTCGCGGTAGATGAACATCACGATGTCCGCGTCCTGCTCGATGGCGCCCGATTCACGCAGGTCGGACAGCATGGGCCGGTGGTTGGGCCGCTGCTCCACGGCGCGGGACAGCTGCGAGAGCACGATGATCGGCACCTCCATCTCGCGCGCCAGGCCCTTGAGGCCGCGGGAGATGGTGCTGATCTCCTGCTGGCGGTTGTCGGACCCGCCGCTACTTTTCCCGCCGGACATCAGCTGCAGGTAGTCGATGACGACCAGGCCCAGCTGCCCGTGCTGCGCGGCGATGCGGCGGAGCTTGCTGCGCAGGTTGTTCAGCGTCAGGTCGGCCTCGTCGTCGATCACCATGGGCGCTTCCGCGAGGCGCCCGGCGGCGTGCGCGAGGCGTTCGAAGTCGCGTTCGTTCAGCTGACCGCTGCGGATGCGGTTCATGTCCACGCGGGCCTCGCTGCACAGCATGCGCAGCGCGAGCTGCACGCTGGGCATTTCCAGGCTGAACACCGCGACGGTCTTCTCGCCGCGCAGCGCCACGTTCTGCGCGATGGACAGCGCGAACGCCGTCTTGCCCATGCTGGGGCGCGCCGCGAGCACGTTCAGGCTGCCCTTCTGCAACCCGGAAATCTGCTCGTCCAGGTCGCGGAACCCGCTGCTCACGCCGTCCGGGATGCCCTTATTGGCGTGCAGCAGGGTGATGTACTCGAAGGTGTCGTGCACGACCTCGCCCATGTCGGAAAAGCTCTCGCCTTTCTTCTTCTGCTCGGCGACCTCGAAGATCATCTTCTCCGCGCGGTCCAGCAGGTCCTCCAGCGGCAGCTGCGCCTCGTATGCGAGCTGCATAGCCTTGCCGCTGGCGCTGATCAGCTGGCGCAGGGTGTGTTTTTCCTGCACGATCCGGGCGTAGTGCTCGGCGTACGCGGCGGTGGGCACGCCCTCGGACAGGCCGATCAGGTACGTCAGGCCGCCCACCTCGTCCAGCTGGCCCTTCACGCGCAGGTCCTCGCTGAGGGTGACCAGGTCCACGGGCTCGCCGCGGTCCATCAGGGCGCGCATGCTGGTGAAGATCTTGCGGTGGCCTTCCCGGTAGAACATGTCCGGGGTGACCGTGTCGCCCAGTTGCGAGAGGGTGTCGTTGTCCAGCAGAACGCTGCCCAGCACGCTGATTTCGGCGTCGTTGCTGTGCGGCGGGACTCGCGGCGTCAGTTCCAAAAGGGGCCTCTCTTTCGCACCAGCCCGGCGCCAGGGCCCAGGGCGGGCCAGGTCACGTGGGCTGGTCGGCTGTGAAATGCGGGGGCGCGGGAGTCGCGCATTCGCCCGGGTGTGAACACGCCCGGGCTGAACTGCCCGCCAGCATACCACCCCCGGCCCGCCGGTTCCGGCCGGTGCCCCCCGGGGGCCCCCATCGCCGGGTCAGGCGTCAGACCAGCAGGTCCGCGAAGTCCTCTTCGTCCTCGTCCTCGGTGTCGGGCGTGAGGGGCAGCGTGAGGGTGAACACGCTGCCGGCGCCGCGTTCGGAGGTCACGCCGATCTGCCCGCCGTGTTCTTCCACGGCCATCTTGCAGAACGCCAGACCCATGCCGGTGTCGAAGCGGCCGTGCAGGGTCAGGCGGCTTTGCTCGAACGCGGCGAACAGGTTGGGGATGTCCTCGGCGGGGATGCCCTCGCCGTTGTCCTGCACGCTGATCTCCACGCCGCTGGGATGAGCGCGGACGGCCACGGCGATCTGGCCGCCGGCGGAGGTGTGTTTCAGGGCGTTGCTGATCAGGTTCGCCATGATGCGCCGCAGGATTTCCGGGTCGGCGCTGACGGGGCTGAGGCTGGGGGTGACGTCCACGATCAGGTGCCGGTCGCGCAGGCCGCTGCCCACGTCGCTCTGGGCCAGGGTGATGATCTCCTCGAACATGGGGCTGAAGATCAGTTCGCGCCGGAGGTGCATCTTGCCGGCCTGGATCTTGCGGACGTCCAGCATGTTGCTGGCGAGGTGCAGCAGGTGCTGGGACTCGTCCCGGGCGACCTTGATGAGGTCCTGCGTGTCCTTGGGGATGCGGCGGTCCTCCAGGACGATGTCGAGGAGGCCCATCACGGCCGCGATGGGGTTTTTCAGGTCGTGCACGAGCATGTGCACCAGCTGGTCCCGGACGCGTTCCTCGTGCTCCCAGGTGTCCATGCGGCGCTGCAGGGTGCCGAGGCGTTCATGGGCGGCCCGCTGCTGCTGCACGCGGGCGAGCATGATCTCGATCTGCAGGGCCAGGCCCTCGGGGGGGGTGGCGTCGCTGACCAGGGCGTCGGCGCCCGCGGCGAGCAGTTCGCCCAGGCCGTGCGTGCCGACCGCGAGCCAGCGGGTGGCGGCCAGTTCGTCACGCTGGCGCAGCAGCGGGAGGATGTCGTGCAGGGGCACGCCGGGCGTGTCGCTGTACAGCAGCACCACGTCGGGAATGGTGGCGTGCGCCTCGCGCAGCAGGCTCTCGCCGTCGGTGACGTGAATGACGCGCGCGTGCGGCAGCGCGGCCGCGAGCGTCCGGCAGCGCGCGGCGTGGGCGGTGACGGCCATCACGTGCGGCGGGGTGGCGGTGCGGGGGTCGGGGCTCGTCATGCCGGGTGCTTCAGTGTACCCATTAACCGGCGGCCGGGGACGTGCAGGACCGCACGTTGCCCCGGCCGCCCGGATGCTCAGCCCTTGACGCTGCCGGCGAGCAGGCCGCGCACGAAGTAGCGGCCCAGCAGGACGTACACGAGCAGGGTCGGCAGGGCCGCGAGGATCGCGCCGGCCATCGGCAGGTTCCAGCTGACGGCCTGTCCGCCCGCGAGTTGCGACAGGGCGTACGTGACCGGCTGGCTGCTGGTGTTGGTGAGGGTGGCGGCGAACAGGAACTCGTTCCAGACCTGCGTGAATTCCCAGATGATCACGACCACGAAACCCGGGATGCTGATCGGGAAGATCACGCGGCGGTAGATGTCCCAGAAGCCGGCCCCGTCGATGGTGGCGGCTTCCACCAGGGCGTCGGGGACGTCGCTGTAGAAGTTGCGGAAGATCAGGGTGGTGATGGGCAGGCCGTACACGACGTGCGCAAGCACCAAGCCCCAGATGCTGCCGTACAGGCCCAGGCCCTTGATGAACTGGAACAGCGGGATCAAGACCGCCTGGTACGGGATGAACATGCCGAACAGCATCAGCGCGAAGAGGGTGTTCGCGCCCCGGAACTTCCATTTCGCCAGGGCGTACCCGTTCAGGCTGCCCAGCAGCGCGGCGAGCAGCGTGGACACGACCGCCAGGAACAGGCTGTTGCCCATGTTCCCGCCGATCTTCGCCCAGGCGTCCGAGAAGCTGGCCCAGTTCAGCCGCGCGGGCCAGTGCCAGGCGGTGCCCAGGTTGATCGCGTCCGGGCTTTTCAGCGCGGTGGCGAGCAGCAGGTACACCGGCACCAGGAAGAACAGCGCGGCCACGACCAGCAGCAGGTACGTGAGGAGGGAGCCGGCCCGCAGGCGCCGGGCGGGGGGGCGGCTGGGGGCGGCCACGGTGAGGGGTGGGGCGGGGGGAACGGTGGTCACGCGCTGGCCTCCTCGGTGCGGAAGGTGCTGGCCAGGTACGGCACGATCACGAACGCCACCAGGATCAGCAGCAGCGTGCCGATGGCCGCGCCCAGCGCGAAGCTGTTCTGCCGGAAGCTGGTGAGGTACATGTTCAGGGCGGGCACGCTGGTAAAGGTGTTGTCCGGGCCGGCCATGGCGTACACCAGGTCGAAGATCTTGAGGCTGATGTGCCCCAGGATGATCATGGCCGAGAGGGTGATGGGGGCGAGCAGCGGGAAGATCACGCGGCGGTACATCTGGCCCTCGCTGGCGCCGTCCACGCGGGCGGCCTCGCGGATGTCGTCCGGCACGCCGCGCAGCCCGGCGAGGTACAGGGCCATGGTGTAGCCGCTCATCTGCCACACCGCGGCGATGATGATCCCGACCAGCGCGAGGTTGAAGCCGTGCGGTTCAGGCGCGGCGACGAGTTTCAGGTTCGGGCCGATCAAGAGGGCCCAGCCGAGCAGCAGCGCGGCGCAGCCGGCCGCGACCAGGGCGCGGGTGCGGTTGGCCTCGCGCAGGGCGCGGTACGCCATCCAGGCGAGGATCAGCCCGACCAGCGTGGCGGTGATCAGCGGGAGCCTGTTCCAGTCGAACTTCCAGATGGCATCGGTGCTGCTCAGCCATCCGAAGGTGCCGGGCGGGGCGCCGACCAGGGTGGGGATCTGGTTCACGCCGCCCTGGGGTTGCAGCATCCAGCGCCAGATGGTGCCGGTCACGATGAACGACAGGCTCATGGGGAACAGGAAGATGGTGCGCCACAGCCCCTCGCCTTTCGGGTTGCGGTCCAGGATCAGCGCCAGCGCGAGCCCCAGGCCCAGGCAGCCCAGGATGAAGAACAGCGTGAAGAACACCGTGCTGACCAGTTCCTGCCGGAAGCGGCCCTGCAGGAACCCCGTGAACAGTTCCTGGTAGTTCGCGAAGCCCACGAAGTGGATCACGGGGTTCACGGCCATGGCCTGCGCGGGGTCGTTGCCCCAGTCGGTCAGGCTCACGTACACCGTCCGGGCGATAAAACCGTACACGAACACGCCCAGCAGCAGCACGCTGGGCAGCAGCACCGCCACGCTCCACAGGCGGTCTCTGGACAGGCCTTTCATGGCAGGCCACCTCCTTTCAGGGGTCGGGGCGCGGGCGGGCCGGGTGGCCCCGCCCCGCGCCCCGGGGGAGCGGTTACTTGATGCCGGCCTTCGCGGCCAGCTGGGCGGCGGCGGCGGTGGCGGCCTTGGCGTCGCGGCTGGCGACGAACTGGTCGATCACGGCCCCGAAGGCGCTGGTGAAGCTCTCGGGGGCCACGGCGCCGTGCACCAGGCTGCCCACGATGCGGCTCTGCTTCCAGTCGGCGGCGGCGCTCTTGCTGTAGGTGTTGTACTTGCTCAGGTCGCTGTCCAGGCGGGCGGCGATGCTGCCTTTCAGGGGGTTGAAGGCGTCCTGTCCGGCCTTGCTGCCCAGGACCTTGAGCCAGTTCATGGCCTCGGCGCGGTTCTTGGCGCCCTTGGGCAGGCCGAAGGAGTCGGCGAGCATCACGAAGGTCTTGCTCGTGCCGGGCGCGACCGCCCAGCCGAAGCCGGTGTTGGGCGCGAGTTTCTTGGTGGTCGTGAAGTACCCGGCCGCCCAGTCGCCCATGATGTTAAAGGCGCTGGTGCCGTCCGCGATGCGGTCGCTGGCCTGCTGCCAGGACAGGCCCGAGGCGTCCTTGTTCGCGCAGTCCATGACCTTGCCGAAGGTGGTGAAGCCGGCCACGACCTTGGGATCGGTGAACTTGAGCTTGCCGTTCCACAGCTGTTCCCAGCCCGCGGCGCCCAGCGTGCCGATCATGACGTTCTCCCACAGGTGCTGCTGCGTCCAGTTCTCCCCGACGACCAGCGGTGCGGCCACACCCTTGGCCTTGAGTTTGGTGCAGGTGGTCAGAAATTCCGGCCAGGTTTTCGGCGCGGTCACGCCCCAGCTCTTGAGTTTCGCGGGGTTGTACCACATGACGTTGCTGCGGTGCACGTTCACGGGCACGCTCCAGATGCCGCCCTTGGAGCTGATCAGCGTGATGAGGTCTTTCGGGAAGGCCTTGGACCAGCCCTCGCTCTTGAACAGCGGGGTCAGGTCCTCCATGCGGCCTGCCACCACCCACGTGCCGATCAGTTCCTGTCCGGCGTGCACCTGGAAGCTGTCGGGCGGGGTGCCGCCCAGCATGCGGGTTTTCAGCACGGCCTTGGCGTTCGTGCCGGCGCCGCCGGACACGGTGGCGTTGTCCACGGCCACGCCCGGGTACTTCGCCTGGAAGACCTTGATCAGGGCCTGCAGGGCGGGGCCTTCGTCACCGGACCACCAGGAGAAGATCTCCAGTTTTCCGGCGGCCAGGGCGGAACTGGCGGTGGCGAGGGCAGCGGCGAGCATCAGGGCTTTTTTCATGGGGGTCCTCCGGCAGGAGAAAGAAGGTCTTCGGGAAAGGGGGGCCGCCTGGGCGGCGCGGGCAGTGGAGCGGGCGGCGCGCGGCTGCCGGGGCTCAGGACCAGGCGGGAGATGGCGTACAGGTGCGGCAGGCCCTGCGGGGTGTACAGCCGGTCGAGCATCATGGCGCC from Deinococcus ficus includes:
- a CDS encoding carbohydrate ABC transporter permease translates to MTTVPPAPPLTVAAPSRPPARRLRAGSLLTYLLLVVAALFFLVPVYLLLATALKSPDAINLGTAWHWPARLNWASFSDAWAKIGGNMGNSLFLAVVSTLLAALLGSLNGYALAKWKFRGANTLFALMLFGMFIPYQAVLIPLFQFIKGLGLYGSIWGLVLAHVVYGLPITTLIFRNFYSDVPDALVEAATIDGAGFWDIYRRVIFPISIPGFVVVIIWEFTQVWNEFLFAATLTNTSSQPVTYALSQLAGGQAVSWNLPMAGAILAALPTLLVYVLLGRYFVRGLLAGSVKG
- a CDS encoding carbohydrate ABC transporter permease gives rise to the protein MKGLSRDRLWSVAVLLPSVLLLGVFVYGFIARTVYVSLTDWGNDPAQAMAVNPVIHFVGFANYQELFTGFLQGRFRQELVSTVFFTLFFILGCLGLGLALALILDRNPKGEGLWRTIFLFPMSLSFIVTGTIWRWMLQPQGGVNQIPTLVGAPPGTFGWLSSTDAIWKFDWNRLPLITATLVGLILAWMAYRALREANRTRALVAAGCAALLLGWALLIGPNLKLVAAPEPHGFNLALVGIIIAAVWQMSGYTMALYLAGLRGVPDDIREAARVDGASEGQMYRRVIFPLLAPITLSAMIILGHISLKIFDLVYAMAGPDNTFTSVPALNMYLTSFRQNSFALGAAIGTLLLILVAFVIVPYLASTFRTEEASA
- a CDS encoding ABC transporter substrate-binding protein produces the protein MKKALMLAAALATASSALAAGKLEIFSWWSGDEGPALQALIKVFQAKYPGVAVDNATVSGGAGTNAKAVLKTRMLGGTPPDSFQVHAGQELIGTWVVAGRMEDLTPLFKSEGWSKAFPKDLITLISSKGGIWSVPVNVHRSNVMWYNPAKLKSWGVTAPKTWPEFLTTCTKLKAKGVAAPLVVGENWTQQHLWENVMIGTLGAAGWEQLWNGKLKFTDPKVVAGFTTFGKVMDCANKDASGLSWQQASDRIADGTSAFNIMGDWAAGYFTTTKKLAPNTGFGWAVAPGTSKTFVMLADSFGLPKGAKNRAEAMNWLKVLGSKAGQDAFNPLKGSIAARLDSDLSKYNTYSKSAAADWKQSRIVGSLVHGAVAPESFTSAFGAVIDQFVASRDAKAATAAAAQLAAKAGIK